AATCTCGCTCGACTTGCATGTGTTAAGCACGCCGCCAGCGTTCGTCCTGAGCCAGGATCAAACTCTCTAAATAAATTGCTGGCTTGTTACATTTTATTACTTTAATGTTGCTTGTCCTAAAGACTCACAACTAATTTGCTTGGGTTTGTGTGCACTATTCTATTTTCAAATACCTTTAGAGTAATACTTTGCTTACAAGGAACGCAGTGACGCGGTAAGTAATTAGTATTACCTATGCCAGGCTTATCCAAGAAAACGAGCCTTAAGGCGAAGTTTGATTGGCTATAAACTACGGCTTTTTTTCAATATTCAGCTTGTCTCTCTCGAGTCAGCTTTTATATCTTACTTCATCTTGTTTCTTTTGTCAACTACTTTTTTAAAGTTCTTTTTCGTTGATCTTGTATTTCGTATTATACCCATGTTAAAGAAATATAAACATTTTTTATTACTTTTTCTCTTTAACTTAATCGCCTTATTATGTACCTCTTGGCGACTTGTTTTATTATACACAGGGTATTTCTTTTTTGCAAGGAGTTTTTTAAATATTTTTTCTCTTGTAGAAATTTTGTGCTTAATTGTTCGTTTGCATGCGCGTTCATACTACTGATAGCGGAATGCTGAAAGCTGACAACTGAACTCACCTCCCTAGTAGGTGAAATAACGTAATGACCAATGTGTACTTAGTACAGTTGAAAACAATCTTTTCATCTGCAACTTATCTATGGCCGTTCCGCATTCAGCTTTCCGCTTTCAGCCAAACACAAAATTACTATCTATTTATACAAAAGATAAGGCTTTATATTTACTTAAGAAATCAAATAACTTCTTCTTAATCTTCTCACAACCATCAGATAGATTAGACTCAATGTTTATTACCATTACTGGGTCGTGTAATGATAATCTCACTAAGCACCAGCCTTCTTCTTTTTCGCAATTTACTCTTACCCCTTCATAATTAGGAGTTTCTGCCGACCAGCCTTCTACAGTATTCATATAATCTCTAAAGTCCTCGAGAACTTGATTTCCATATGCTTTAAAATCTTGATCATTAATCTTGCCCCTAACTTCAATTGATTCTACTGGCTCCTCAAGACTTCCTATAAGGTCTTCTAGATCTTTTCCTTCTTTTCTTAATTCTGCAAATAGGATTAAGACTTTTGTCACTAAATAAGCTCCATCATCTAAAAAGTAATTTTCCTTTAATGCACAGTGACCACTTGTTTCTATAGCTAGATGAGCTTCTGTGCCTTCTTTATTTAAACGGATAGCTTCATTTATGACATTTTTATATCCTCTCATAAATCTGTGGTGCTTCCCACCCTTTGATTCAATGAATTTTTTCAAACCTACTGAAGTTACAGAATCCGTCACAATTGTGCTATTAGGAGAATCTTTTAAAACAATTGCTGACATTAAAGCAATTAAAGCATTTCTATTAATAGATTTTCCATTGCGATCTACTACTGCCGCTCTGTCTACATCTGTATCAAATATAATACCTAAATCAGCGTTACTATCTAAAACACCTTTGCAAATGGCATCCATTGCCTCTTGATTTTCTGGATTAGGTTGATGATTAGGAAAGTTCCCGTCAGGATTTAGATACAAACTTCCTTCTGTATCTGCGCCTAATGGCTGCAGCACTTTTTCAGCAAAAAATCCACCTGCACCATTACCAGCATCTACAATAATCTTACAATTTTCAAATGGCTTGTCTTCACCTGTAGATTCTTTAATTTTATTTACTAACGCTTCAGCATATTTACTGATAAAATCGAATTTTTCAACTCTTCCATTGTCTTCGTATTGAGGATTTTGAGTTTCTGCAATATCTAGAATTGCTTTAATATCCTTGCTGTCTGCCCCTCCGTCTTTTGTAAAGAACTTAAGTCCATTCCTATTAAAAGGAAGATGACTCGCTGTTATCATTATAGCTCCATCTGCATTAATCTCATCGTCTAAAGTACTCATAAACATAGCTGGAGTAGAAGCCATTTCGCAATTAAAGATCGTTGTGTTTTGTCCTTTCATGCCTTTAATAGCAGCCTGTACTAACGTCTCTCCTGATATTCTGCTATCCCTTCCAATAGCTAAAGATAATTCTTCTTTTCCAAATTTATTCTTCAACCATGCTTTAAAGGCATAGGCAATTTTCGAAACTGCTTCAGGTGTTAAGTTCACTTCTTCTCCAGGTACTCCTGCTACAGCAATACCTCTAACATCGGAACCATTTTGTAATTTTAATAGACTCACATTAACATCTCCTTATATAAAAAGTTGGGGCTGCTATTTATAGCGGCCCTAATTGTACACTCAAACTCTCTTTATGACTGCAATTCCTGTTTCATGTCCATTGATATTTTGTTTGTCTAATTCTTCATCTGTATAAGATATGCTAAGTCCTAGGGTTTCTTCTTTAATAATCTCTTCATATTTTTTAACCGCTTCTATTACTTCAACTTCACCGTTTACTTTAATATCAATATTATCCATGACTTCAAAGCCATTTGATTTTCTCAATTGTTGAATTTTAGAAATGACTTCGCGAACATACCCTTCTACTTTAAGTTCATCATCAATATTTGTATCAAGAATGACAAATATATTGTTTTCCATTTGAACATTAAAGCCTTCTTTAGATGAAATACGAACATCAATAAAGTCTTTTGACACTTCTAGTTCTTCGCCATCAATAGTTAGAACTACTTTTTCACCGCTTTCAAGTTTTGGCACTAGTTCATCTGCGCTGGCCTTAGATAAAGCTTTACCTAATAGTTTAACTTTAGCACCTAAAATAGGTCCAGCTACTTTAAAGTCTGGCTTTAAGCTAAAGTTTAGAAAGGTGCTCAAATCATCTTCAAAATCCACATCTTTTATATTGAGTTCTTCCATAATCAAAGGAACTAAATAATCGATGTTCTTTTTATATTTTCCATCGACGATGATTTTATGAAGAGGTTGTCTTACCTTAATTTGTGCTTCTTCTCTCGCTGCTCTACCTAAGCTTACAAGATTTCGAACTAATTCCATTCGATTTTCTAATTCTAAATCGATAATAGACTCATCACAAACAGGATAATCTGCAAGGTGAACAGATTCCTCACCAGTTAATTTCTGATATACTTCTTCAGATATATATGGGGCAAATGGAGCAATCAATTTGCTAATGCCAACTAACACTTCATAGGTTGTACCAAATACAGATTTTTTATCTTCAGTCATATCCTTAGCCCAGAATCTTCTTCGGTTTCTTCGGATATACCAATTAGACAAATCTTCATTGATGAAATCTTGGATTTTTCGAACAGCTTTTGTCAGGTCGAAAATATCCATTTCTCTTCTGACTTCTCTAATTAAGCTATTATATTTAGATAATAACCATCTGTCAATCTCTGGTCTATTTTTAACCTCTACAATAAAATCTTTAGGATTAAGATTATCTGTATTTGCGTACAAAGTAAAGAAATTATATACATTCTTCATGGTATTGAAGAATTTACTTTGTACTTCTTTTAATCCCTCAATATCAAATCGAGTAGGAGTCCATGCCGGAGATACATATAGCAAGTACCATCTTAGGGCATCTGCACCGTATTGATCAAAGAGTTGGAAAGGATCAACAGTATTTCCCCTAGACTTAGACATTTTTCTGCCTTCTGCATCTAGTATTAAATCATTAACTAATACTTTCTTGTATGGAGCAACCCCCATTACAAAAGTGGATATTGCTATTAAGGAATAGAACCACCCTCTAGTCTGATCAATACCTTCATTAATGAAGTCTGCCGGAAATTGAGATTCGAACTTTTCTTTGTTTTCAAATGGATAATGATATTGTGCAAATGGCATAGATCCAGAGTCAAACCAACAATCAATAACATCAGGTACTCTAGTCATAGTGCCTCCACATTTTGAGCAATGGAAGTGGACATCGTCTACATAGGGGCGATGTAATTCAATGCTCTCATCAATATCCTCTATGGCTTTCTCTACTAACTCTTTACGAGAACCAACAGATTCAAGATGACCACATTCACAACGCCAAATATTTAATGGCGTTCCCCAATATCTAGACCTTGAAATGGCCCAGTCGTTTAAATTTTCTAACCAGTTTCCAAAGCGTTTTTCTCCAACAAAATCTGGATACCACTCTACGCTATTGTTGTTTTCAATAAGTTTGTCTTTTAGTTTTGTTATTTCGATATACCAGCTTGGCTTCGCATAGTATATTAAAGGAGTTTTACATCTCCAGCAATGAGGATAATTATGAGCTACTTTTTCCTTTTTAAATAATTTGCCTTCTTCTTTTAGCCATTTAATAATGTCTAAATCTGCATCTATTACAAAAGTGCCTTTCCAAGGCGTATCTGTATACTTTCCTTCTTCATCCACTGGATTTAAAACAGGAAGATTGTACTTTCTACCAATTTGATAGTCATCTTCACCAAATGCAGGTGCAATGTGTACAATACCAGTTCCATCATCTGTGGTAACATAATCAGCTAGTGTAACAAAAAATGCTTTCTTATTTACTTGTAAAAATGGCATCAGCTGCTCATATTCTACATATTCTAGCTCAGAACCCTTGAATTCATCAACAATCTCAAAATCATCACCAAAAACTTTACCTGCAAGGGCTTTTGCAACAATAAAGGTATTATCTTGACTTTTAACCCTTACATAATCTGCTGTTGGATGAACTGCTAAAGCTACATTAGAAGCTAATGTCCAAGGAGTTGTAGTCCAAACAAGAAAATACTCGTCTGCATCTTTTCTCTTTATAGGAACAATAACGGTGTTGCTTTTGATTTCTTGATAACCTTGAGCTACTTCATGAGAAGCTAAGCCTGTCCCACATCTTGGACAGTATGGAAGAATCTTGTGTCCTTCATAGATATAATCTTCATTAAAGAACCTATTTAAAATCCACCATACACTTTCAATGTAATTATTATCAAGAGTGATATAAGGATTTTCTAAGTCTATGAAATATGCCATTCGCTCACTCATCTCACGCCATAACGCCTCGTAAGTGAATACAGACTCTTTACATGCTTTGTTAAACCCAGCAATTCCATACTCTTCAATTTCTTTTTTACTTGATATATTTAATTGTTTTTCTACTTCAATTTCTACTGGTAATCCGTGAGTATCCCATCCAGCCTTTCTCTCTACTCTATAACCTGTCATGGTTTTATATTTACATACCGAATCTTTTAAAGTTCGAGCTAAAACATGGTGGATTCCGGGCTTACCGTTAGCTGTTGGTGGTCCTTCGTAAAATACAAAATTCTCATTTCCCTCTCTATTATCGATACTCTTCTTTAAGATATCGATTTCGCTCCAAAAGTCTGATATTTTCTTTTCCGTATCAGCAATTGGTGAATTAGACAATTCTTTAAATACTGCCATTATTTTTTCCTCCTAATATCTATAATAAAGTGACTTTGTCGTATCTTGTAGCCAATCCATTTGTCTCGCCTATGCAAGAAGAACTGGATAATGCTCCTAGGTGGTAAGCTCATAAGGTGGTAAATAAAATTATTTATGCCAATATAGATAACAATTTTTCATCTAATGAACTGCCCCTCTAATCTTTTAAATTCAAATAACACAACAAAGGATAATTTTCTTCTATAATAAGTAAAAGCTCTCATTCTTATACTATAAGAACGAAAGCTTTTTTCGTGGTACCATCTTACTTTACATTGCGTAAATGTCTTGTTTTATTAACGGGTTGACCGTGATTTTTCAATCAAAACTCAAAGGTGATCTTCGTAATCGCTCCACTTATTAACCTTTCAACCTAGGATTAATTCTCTGTAAAGTTTCTGCAACTACTACTGTTCTCGTCATTGTTCTTATCTATATATAGTTGTACGGATTTATTTTACTCATAATAAATTATTGTGTCAAGGGTTTTGTGAAGGAGGCTTTTCTAATGGCTACATCCAACTTTTATTATTTACTATCTTTTCAATTTCTAAAGCTTTTTTCACAACCTCTTCTCTTACTTCTTCATTGTCTATTAAACTAACGCGATCGGAATTGTTATATTTAATGAAGTCTAGCAATGTACCTTTAATATTCGTAAGAAAATGTTGTGTTTCTGCTGTAACTCCTTCAAATTGATTGCTATAATGTCTAGAACCTCCAACAGAAAGGATTACTACAGGCTTTCTTTCTTTAAATATTGGATCTTTAATATGATACCAAGAATTGTATAGAACTTGATTTCGATCGATCATAATCTTTAATCTAGTAGTAACACTATTAAAATACAGAGGTGTAGCGAGAACAATCAAATCACTTTCTAGCATCCCTTGAATGATTTGGCTCATATCATCTTTAAAAATGCACTCACCCAAGTGATCTCTACAATACTCGCAAGCAGTGCAAATATTGATATCTAAATCTACAAGCCTTTTCTTTACTATTTCATTTTTAGAATCTAATCCCTCTAGAAAATAATCCAAAAGATGTTCTGTGTTTTTGTTTTTTCTATGACTAGACATCATTGCAAAAACTTTCATAATAATAACCCTCCAATACTTATTTTCTTTAGAATTCTTTAATTTTAGCCACACTATAATTTCTATTCATTTCATTATAATGGGTCTTACATCAATTATACTATATTCTATTAAATTAGTATAAATCATTATCTTTTCTTTTTATATCGTCTAGAAAACTTTTTTCATAAGTAGATCCAATGTTTTTTCTATCACATCTTCTTCTAAACCACTGTAAGTAAAAACTACGACGAGCTTATCTTTTTGAAACCCTTCTACTAATTCTAGATGGATATTTTGACTTTCCGCATCTTTTAGGATTTCACTTACCTCCTTGTTTGTAGTAATTTCAAACATCATATGAAGACCCGAATCGTGACCTAATATATTGATTTTATTTCTTGCGTTCTTTTTAATAAAATTTACTATGAGCTCATTTTTGCGATAGTAAATCTTTTTGATTTTCCTTAAGTGTTTTTTCAAATAACCTTCCTCCATAAATTGAGCTAAAGCTAGCTGCTCCATTTTGGAAGAAGATTGTGAAAATTGCCTTTTATAAGAAGTATACAATTCTAAAATAGACTGCGGTAAGATCATATAACTGATTCGGATGGACGGCAAAAGAATCTTAGAGAAAGAACCAAAATATATGACATGACCTGTACTATCTAAACCTTGAAGGGCAGGTATAGGTCTAGATTCATAACGAATGAGACAGTCGTAATCATCTTCCAAAATAAGCGCGTCTTTTTCTTTTGCCCAATTCAAAACTTCTAATCGCTTATCTATTGGCATTACAGAACCTGTAGGATACTGATGAGAAGGGCTTAAAAACACCATCTTTGCATTGGATTTTTTTAGTATATCAATATCAATACCTTCTTCAGATACTCCTATAGGAATGATGTTCATACTGTAATCCTCAAAAGTGCTCTTTGCATGAGTAAAACCGGGAGATTCCATAGCTACATTACGATATTTTGTCTTTAAGAGGGAGCAAAGAATACCGAGAAGGGATTGCATACCAGCACCAATAACAATTTGGCTTGATGTACAGTGAACCCCTCTGGTTTTTTGCACAAAACGACAAATATTCTCTCTTAAGACGAGTTCTCCTTGTTCATCTCCGCTTGTATACAGTTCATTTTCTTGCTCTAAAAGTACATTTCCATATATTCTTTTCCATACTTTTATATCAAAACTCTTTTTATCTACTCCATTATTAATATAATCCCTACTTTGAACAATTTGGTCTTGCTTAACTGATTTTTTTGTTTCAGGAAATAGATAATCTTTTATTTCCACTACATAATAACCGCTCTTAGGAACATTATTGACATACCCTTCTACTACTAATTGATTATACGCAGTTTCTATTGTGGTTTTACTCACATTGATATCCGCAGATAATTCTCGGATGGAGGGCAATTTCTCGCCTTTTTGAAGATTGCGATTTATGATTTCTTCTTTAAAGTGATTGTATATCTGTATGTATATAGGTTCTCTATTACTATAATCTAATATCATTTGATCCATATTTTCACCATCTGTCCTTATTAAAATATTAATTTCTGTATATTTTCAAGAGGTTATATATTATGTATTATAGTAAAAAAGGTGGGGAAAGGAAAGATATTATGAATAACAATATAAGAAAATTAACTTATACTTCTTTAATGATTGCATTGGTTTTTATATGCACCGTAGTTATCGCCATTCCAAGTCCATTAGGTGGCTATATTAATCTAGGAGATGCAGCCATTTATATAAGCTCATACTTTTTAGGACCAGCATTAGGTTTTTTAGTAGGA
This DNA window, taken from Alkalibaculum bacchi, encodes the following:
- a CDS encoding phosphomannomutase/phosphoglucomutase; the encoded protein is MSLLKLQNGSDVRGIAVAGVPGEEVNLTPEAVSKIAYAFKAWLKNKFGKEELSLAIGRDSRISGETLVQAAIKGMKGQNTTIFNCEMASTPAMFMSTLDDEINADGAIMITASHLPFNRNGLKFFTKDGGADSKDIKAILDIAETQNPQYEDNGRVEKFDFISKYAEALVNKIKESTGEDKPFENCKIIVDAGNGAGGFFAEKVLQPLGADTEGSLYLNPDGNFPNHQPNPENQEAMDAICKGVLDSNADLGIIFDTDVDRAAVVDRNGKSINRNALIALMSAIVLKDSPNSTIVTDSVTSVGLKKFIESKGGKHHRFMRGYKNVINEAIRLNKEGTEAHLAIETSGHCALKENYFLDDGAYLVTKVLILFAELRKEGKDLEDLIGSLEEPVESIEVRGKINDQDFKAYGNQVLEDFRDYMNTVEGWSAETPNYEGVRVNCEKEEGWCLVRLSLHDPVMVINIESNLSDGCEKIKKKLFDFLSKYKALSFV
- the ileS gene encoding isoleucine--tRNA ligase translates to MAVFKELSNSPIADTEKKISDFWSEIDILKKSIDNREGNENFVFYEGPPTANGKPGIHHVLARTLKDSVCKYKTMTGYRVERKAGWDTHGLPVEIEVEKQLNISSKKEIEEYGIAGFNKACKESVFTYEALWREMSERMAYFIDLENPYITLDNNYIESVWWILNRFFNEDYIYEGHKILPYCPRCGTGLASHEVAQGYQEIKSNTVIVPIKRKDADEYFLVWTTTPWTLASNVALAVHPTADYVRVKSQDNTFIVAKALAGKVFGDDFEIVDEFKGSELEYVEYEQLMPFLQVNKKAFFVTLADYVTTDDGTGIVHIAPAFGEDDYQIGRKYNLPVLNPVDEEGKYTDTPWKGTFVIDADLDIIKWLKEEGKLFKKEKVAHNYPHCWRCKTPLIYYAKPSWYIEITKLKDKLIENNNSVEWYPDFVGEKRFGNWLENLNDWAISRSRYWGTPLNIWRCECGHLESVGSRKELVEKAIEDIDESIELHRPYVDDVHFHCSKCGGTMTRVPDVIDCWFDSGSMPFAQYHYPFENKEKFESQFPADFINEGIDQTRGWFYSLIAISTFVMGVAPYKKVLVNDLILDAEGRKMSKSRGNTVDPFQLFDQYGADALRWYLLYVSPAWTPTRFDIEGLKEVQSKFFNTMKNVYNFFTLYANTDNLNPKDFIVEVKNRPEIDRWLLSKYNSLIREVRREMDIFDLTKAVRKIQDFINEDLSNWYIRRNRRRFWAKDMTEDKKSVFGTTYEVLVGISKLIAPFAPYISEEVYQKLTGEESVHLADYPVCDESIIDLELENRMELVRNLVSLGRAAREEAQIKVRQPLHKIIVDGKYKKNIDYLVPLIMEELNIKDVDFEDDLSTFLNFSLKPDFKVAGPILGAKVKLLGKALSKASADELVPKLESGEKVVLTIDGEELEVSKDFIDVRISSKEGFNVQMENNIFVILDTNIDDELKVEGYVREVISKIQQLRKSNGFEVMDNIDIKVNGEVEVIEAVKKYEEIIKEETLGLSISYTDEELDKQNINGHETGIAVIKRV
- a CDS encoding flavodoxin family protein gives rise to the protein MKVFAMMSSHRKNKNTEHLLDYFLEGLDSKNEIVKKRLVDLDINICTACEYCRDHLGECIFKDDMSQIIQGMLESDLIVLATPLYFNSVTTRLKIMIDRNQVLYNSWYHIKDPIFKERKPVVILSVGGSRHYSNQFEGVTAETQHFLTNIKGTLLDFIKYNNSDRVSLIDNEEVREEVVKKALEIEKIVNNKSWM
- a CDS encoding PLP-dependent aminotransferase family protein, producing MDQMILDYSNREPIYIQIYNHFKEEIINRNLQKGEKLPSIRELSADINVSKTTIETAYNQLVVEGYVNNVPKSGYYVVEIKDYLFPETKKSVKQDQIVQSRDYINNGVDKKSFDIKVWKRIYGNVLLEQENELYTSGDEQGELVLRENICRFVQKTRGVHCTSSQIVIGAGMQSLLGILCSLLKTKYRNVAMESPGFTHAKSTFEDYSMNIIPIGVSEEGIDIDILKKSNAKMVFLSPSHQYPTGSVMPIDKRLEVLNWAKEKDALILEDDYDCLIRYESRPIPALQGLDSTGHVIYFGSFSKILLPSIRISYMILPQSILELYTSYKRQFSQSSSKMEQLALAQFMEEGYLKKHLRKIKKIYYRKNELIVNFIKKNARNKINILGHDSGLHMMFEITTNKEVSEILKDAESQNIHLELVEGFQKDKLVVVFTYSGLEEDVIEKTLDLLMKKVF